The Theileria annulata chromosome 2, complete sequence, *** SEQUENCING IN PROGRESS *** genomic sequence ATGTAAAAACAACAGTGGAAGGGCAAATACAAATCAAGTCCTATTTAAAAGGGTCACCAAGTATACAGATGTACATTTCAAATAATGTacaattttcaaataatacaTCCCGAACTAGTAACGAACCAGAGCTGACTAATCAACCTTCGAGTAACCTACATTTAGAACAGTTTCCAATTcctgataataaatttagtgTCGGTAGCATTAATGCTGGTAGTACTGATAGAGTTGGTAGTTTAGAATACCATCGAGATCAAACATATAGATTTCAAAGTCTGGAAATGGAGGATGTGTTTGAAAACAAAATAGTTATCGAAGACTATAATCTTGAAAGCGATGTAGAGATGGTTAATAACGTTATGAAATTTATACCCAAAGAGGGAGAGTATACTATActaaattacaaaataaaaaatgttaaaatgCCCTTTGATATAAAAACTCAACTTGTGAATAATACGGAAAATACCGTAGGCTTGTCAATAAGAGTGGCTTGTAACTTACCTATAAATGTTCATTCCTTCTTCCTACTTAAGTGTAAACTGCCAAACAACGTCAATACCATCAACATGTCAGTCAACCCAAAGTTTTTTCAACAAGTAACTAATAACAACTATATAACCAAATATGattgttttttattttcatctgtaatatttaataggTATCGGAATACAAATTGGAGAATAATACTATATCCTGGAACATAAAGAATATTCAAGTGAGGAAATAAGTTTTAAATTCCTTTTCATAGGGCTCGAGTGAAGTCGTTCTTAATTCCGAAATTGTGTTTAACAACAAAGTCAACTCTAACCAATTTGGGCCAATTAACCTCATATTCGAGGTTCCGCTGTACAATATCACAAATCTAAAGGTGAGTCTAACAAATTCTCAATTTCCAAACTCAGATAAAATACCTCAACgttaacaataataacaaGTCGTATAAATGGGTGAGGTACCTGACGTTATCAAATTCATACATCTACTACTTTTAACGCACTTTAAGATGTTTTTTGAGAGTGTTAATGTAATGTTTGTAGTTAATGTTGTACTCCTTAAATATCTCGTTATAAGTGGCGAGGGTGAATTTTAGAGGAGCAGGGTCAGTTTTTAGCTCATTGTACCAATTATCGTCCCAAACCGTTCCTCCGAAAATGCTGATATTCCTGTCATTCAAATTCGAATTTTTGGAGTTGGAGCTCTTGTCAAGGTATCTAAGCACGCCCAAATTTAGGTCCAAATTTTTGGACTCTGAACTAGAGCCACTACTTAGATTCTCATCAATGACGATTTTCCCACCTATacaaacaaattaaaaaaagtGAAACCTAAAACTATTTTTACGATATAGTGAGTTCCATATAATTCGAAGAACTTCatatattctttaaataCACAATCTTTGGAGTGATCCTCtgtatttttagttttagCGCAAGAATTCAAGTTATTCTTAAGTTTCCTCAAATCTGATAAGAACTGCTTGTTGAACCGGTTTCTGAAGTAAAATGTGTAGGCGGAGCTTGTTACATGTTATTTAGTCCAATTATGAATTTGGCgcaaaaaattattttagtatTGACCTGGTCGTTGCCTTTCATTGATTTTTTAGTAAAAATTGCACTTTCTTCCTCCTTTTCGTCCTTTACTTTGTTTTCATTCAATATTTCACACCTCGGATAATTTTGTATGTAAACGTTGTCAGAATGGACGTATTCCAACGTGTTGTTTAATTTGTTCATCATTTTTATGTCAATCACTGAATTTTTAAGGTTAGTCACGTCAATTACGTTGTTTTTCCCGTCTCCAGTGTGTACATCTTTTTCGCCAATCCCCTctgattttaaatcatttgaaCCTTTTCTGGCATTTTTATCATTGTTTGCGTTCTTGGTGATTGTGCTATAGCTGGATCCCAGAAGCTCTAGATTCGGTATTGTCTGTATATTACGCAGATTAATATGGTATGAATCTGAGGTTTTTATGATCAAAACaagtaaaaataataaaaaattaaacattttatttaacaTTTGTCGTCGTGGTATAAAAATCCGCCTTCTGAGGTACCAGGTGGCAAATCCACATCTAAAGTAATAATGAGTCTTAAGATTCAGAAGAATTGTTGAAAGGAATTGATCATAGAAAGTATTATTCTAATATCTAGAGTcgttaataaataaaatttggtGGTTACGTAAGTGATTATCGATTGGTAGAGACTTCTCCTTAGCAGATGAAAGCATGGAGATTATCGAGAGTATAAAGCTAGATATGGAAGCAGATGGAATGTAGTCGTGTCCGATACTGTTCAAACAAATATCTCCATTCGAATAGACGTGTTTGTGTACTGGAGCTAAATCAAATATGATATCTATGTACTGTGATGAATCTTACTTGGTTGGAGGAAATATATGATTGGTGGCTTCAGAGGGTATCCGTTTGGCAGCATGACCTTGATTTTGTACTCCTCTCCTGCGTATATTGTTCCTGGAAGGCCGACCCAAGTGATTATCCAGATGTTGTTGTTTTTGCCATAAACTTCTAGTTTACAGTTGGGAGGTGGATtcttattaaaaattactatttCCTAAAAAACGTGTTTGAACTAGTAAGTTTACATTTTGTATtcttaaatttgataaatttgtgCGATTAATCCCGAGACAGTAATGGAATCTCGGACCGATAACGTTTATGGAAAGTGAGGGACGAAAAGCTATAAAGATaacataataaataatataaaacataataaattattttagttatattattactcGTCCTTCCTCATATACTGAGGAGTTTATTGTTTTATGTGGTAGTACTATACACCCTCTAATGTACAATGACTCGTCAACTATGACATTTTCGCCAAAAACGCTCAGTCCTTCAATTCTACACTAAAAGGTAATGTGTCAAATTCTTTTTTAGTCTAGAATAGTTAATGATGTGTGCTTACCCACTGCTTGATCAGTGATTTCCATCCTATAATACTATCCGCGATATAACAGTAAGATTCCACCCTCACCTCTAAGAATAATTATGTTGTTTTACAGTCAGATAACTAGTTAGTATAGTGATTAGTCTATTACGTACCCTTGAATAAAGTggaatttaatattctacAACCGTCCCCAATCACAACATTAGGCCCGATGCATACATTTGGGCCTATCACACAGTCATTCCCGATGACGCCAGTCGGGTGCTAAAAAAGGTTATTTAGGTGATAgacaaatatttaatttacgAATGGTAGATACAATTAGGACTGGGTGCCTAAACTTAGTTTCAGTTGATTTATAACTTGAGTCTGTTTCGAAGCTATTCTCAGCGCTTATCAATGGACTAAAATCGCCGTCCCTTAGATCATGATTGCTTTTGCAACTGTTTGCTTCCAATCCTTGGACGTGTGatagaaataaattctGCCCATTTAAGTATCCTGTTGGTTTACCGATATCCGacctaaaattaaattatatgttatacataatataaatgtttaaaaagTTACCAAAATCCattcaatttatatatatagcTTGAATTGTATTTGAGATATTTTGGGAAAAACTGTTTCTCTAtggaataatttttcagGGGTATATGGTCCAGAACTTCTTTGCTTAACACATAAACGCCTGAAATCTTAGTGAATTCATTTGCTTTCATACCGGCGTTAATTGTGTTTGAGGTTGCGTTTTTTGGTTTCTCCAAAAAAGACTTTATCAGACCATTTTCGTCGTGTAATATAACCCCAAATTCGGAGCTATTTTCCACAGTTGTAACCTgaaatagtttaaaattgGGTTGGATTTACTTCATACCATAATTGTAACTTTGGCGGATTTTTTCCTATGCGATTCCAATAGTTCCTTAAGTGgataattacaaattatatcaCTGTTGAATACTACAAAGTCATCACTGTCGTCATCACTGCAAATCAAATCTTTAGCTAATCTCAGTGGTCCAgctataaaataattagagatttattgtatttattaataaaacacAACAATTAGTAAAGTATTAAGAATACCTGTACCCAAAGGTGTAGATTCTGTTGAAAAATCGATACGTATAGAatactaaaaatatttgtatatcGAAATAGtggataaaattataataaaagggggaaaataaaaataaatataaaaattactttttCAGCTAAGTTTTTGATAGGTTCCGTTATGTTATGATGCTCCGTTACAGCGATTATAACATGGTCAAAACCAGcctaaattaaattagcGAAAATagatatttttaattttaaatggtGTGTAATACGTTTTTGCAGGCCTGAATTTGATGCTCTATAACCGGACGGTTGCAGAAATCAACGAGAGGTTTGGGAACTGAAAGGGTTAAAGGGCGTATTCGTGTTCCATAGCCACCTGCTAATATAACAgatttcattaaaatgaGAAAGTGTTTATAAATACAAGTTAACCGGGGGGAGACAATCCACCTCATAACGACTGTAATCACAAACAACTTTAACATATTTATGGGTCAAATACCGTATTACTGatacttttatattatttcttaAGAATCTTGTTTGAAAGATGGAGACAAGCCCGAAGtaagtaattttttcatcaaTAATCGATTTTTTAGGAGAAAAAACAAACACTCTGTGAAACCATCGGTAAcctaattttttcatttatttgtttagcataataaaactaaacCAGCCAAGACTAATTCCCATTTCTGGAAGGTTTATGCTTTCTTCAGATCAAACCTTATTGTAACCACATTGATATTAGTACTGTTGTGTAAGtgatatataaattaaaagtaacgtttaatgtatattttagtGGCATTTGTTCTAAAATATTACGAAGATGTGCACGATTCGTATAGCAACTTTAAGAAAATGGATGAAAACATTTACGAAATCCTCGAGGTGTCGAGGGACGCTAAGGATTCTGAAATTAAGGCTAAATATCGTGAATTGTCATTAAAATGGtatttttttcattcaATCAGATTTTTCAGGCATCCTGATAAGAATAAAGATTGCGTAGAATGTGAAAAACgttttttgaaaattaaagaGGCATATAAGATTATACGTACTgcttacacatttatcaATACCTTAGAGctaatttttgtaaattaacaattttttagttAACCCATATCTGCGTGAATTATATGACAAAACAAGCGGATATACAGTTGATGTTATACCCTCAAAAACAGTTAACTTGACCCTCTCAAATTATCCAGAGCTAGTTGGACCCGACGTCTGGGTGGTACAAATATACTCAGATGATAACGCTCGTTGCAAGGCTTTTTCAGCACTTTGGGATGAATTTGCGAcaaaatatcaaaaattCGCTAAATTCGGAAGAATTAATGTCTTTTTAGAACAGAAACTACTGAAGAAACTAAATGTCAACCCTAAAATTCATCCAGCATTACTAATGCtacataataataaatacgATGTAAgtttatcattatataaaatagaataaaaatacttattgagaatttttaacaattattatagCTATTTCCCAATGAtgtattgaataatttgaacGTGTTGAGCGGTTATTTTGTAAAGAATTACCCATTCACCTGCAACCACGTTAAAAGttataaagaatttaaagccgtaaataaaaagaataaactgctattatataataaaaggGTTGGAATTAATTCAGATGTTCCATTGAATTTAAAGTACCTGTGCATGAGATTCAACAAGGTCCTTCCCATGTATTACACAAGTAGTGATGTGAAGGAGGAAGTGGCACAAGAAGTTGTGAATACAGACGCAAAACAAAAACTCACTGACTCAAAAAATACACTATTTGTAGGCTTTTATGACAATAATGAGCTGAAGTACATGGTGAACAACAGTACAAGTAATTTGACTAAACtggaaaaattattttacacactATTTACCgtaagttttaaaattttaatataatattttattcactTGAATAAATCCTGTTTTAGCTGAATGTTTTTGAAATGGACTCTGATTTGAACGTACTGTGCAGTAGATATAATATAAAGGAGCGATTGTGTGTCTTTACAACGAGTGAGGACCTGGATTTGCACGAAATGTACAAGAATTATGAAATGTACAACGAAGTGGAGAAGAACGCTGAGCCAGTTGTAGCTGAAGAAAATGAGAAGGTTGAGGTAGAGGAAGTTGAGACAGATGGAACAGTAAAACCCAAGAAAACGGAAGAGCCAAACCAATTGCTGTCGAACAGAGATTTGCAATTTGTAAAGGTTGACCACAAACACAAGTCAGAACTGGGTACTGGTAAGAACTCAGTGATGCTTGTTAATTTACACAAAAATTCATACTTCCTACTGGGGGATTTTGATGAAGCTTTGGCCTCTAAGCTCTTGAATGACGAGGTTGATATAACTTGGACTAAACTACCAAGCAAACTCCATGCGCTATTTTTCTCCAAGAGTAAATTTTACGATTTTTTAAATGCTCTAAAGGCGaaattaatgtaatatattttaatttacataGATTTTATTCcaagattatttaaactatCCATAAAGTAATAAGTAATGTGTACTATATTTTACTATATTGATAGCCATAATATGGCttcaaaatataaaatccATTATAAAAAGGTTACACATTAATGAACAGGGGTAAGCTTAAATAAACCATAATTTGGTTTGAAACCTGTTATCTTCAAGACAACTAACACTTAATATCAATGGACTGTCTAGAACTAAGACTAGAACGTAAAGCTTACcaaaaaaatgatatataaCATACAAAGACTGAGTTAACATAGATAACTCAAAAgagaataattttttattttttttgaTGGATTTTTTATCCAATCAAGTAGGATTTGTATCggtaaaattttcattattccATGAATGTTTCAGATGAAGGATTACTATCCAAACTAGATGCTGTTGAAGTAGCTTCTGGAGGTTGTGATTCAGGAGTTGTTGAAGTAGGTTCTGAAGGTTGCTGTTCACCAGTACTAGTTGATTGTGATGTTTCAGGAGTTGTAGAATCTTGAGACCCTGTTTGTGAAGGATCTAGAGAAAGTGACAAATCAAGTTCTTCAGATTCAGTGGTATCAGATTCTGATGAAATCGATTCTGTATCAGGTTCTTTTTCAGTTAGTTCCTCTTCTTGAATTCCATCGTCTTGAAGTAAATCTCTTGAACTTATTTCTTTCTTCTCATTCGACGGACcaataagaataaaattgttgGCACGAAGGTAAGTAAAAACTGCTTTTGCCTGTTTAAAAGGGTCTTGATCTGTGGAACTCCATACGATTTTTGAACCGAACTTAACACGATGACAAGTAACTCCagattttaattcataCCCATgaagtaaattattaaatgtcACTTTATATTGTTCAGGTTTTAAAagataatatttttgaGTATCAGAATCATAATGTGACATCTTAAGATCGGATATTTTTGATACATTTGAGGTAATATTGGTCCATGAATCACTGCTAGGTGGTTTGTGTAACAATATAACAGTATTATCTTTTCGTAGTAAACCCATGTATTTCTCATCACCTGTAACCATCAATGTTACCTTGTTGGAATGATCACTAGAATTCGGGGCTTCCCAAATAACTGTATCGGAACCAAAGGTTTTTGACTCAATCAATTT encodes the following:
- a CDS encoding clathrin-coat assembly protein, putative (chr2.C.cand.165 - PF00928 Adaptor complexes medium subunit family), with product MTISQFFIISHSGDVLLSRNFRNETTKNVDNFYNYLKENSNIGPIFELEGMLYFYIRRSNLYFVMSTRYITSPSYVMELLNKITNYLKDFIGILNEETIKSNFVLAYEILDEILDYGYIQCISINQLKQKIYNTSTVTTDNIKPMMSNRNMLPSVVSNKSLINPNNKNEIFVDVIEKVTAKLGSDVKTTVEGQIQIKSYLKGSPSIQMYISNNVQFSNNTSRTSNEPELTNQPSSNLHLEQFPIPDNKFSVGSINAGSTDRVGSLEYHRDQTYRFQSLEMEDVFENKIVIEDYNLESDVEMVNNVMKFIPKEGEYTILNYKIKNVKMPFDIKTQLVNNTENTVGLSIRVACNLPINVHSFFLLKCKLPNNVNTINMSVNPKFFQQVSEYKLENNTISWNIKNIQGSSEVVLNSEIVFNNKVNSNQFGPINLIFEVPLYNITNLKVSLTNSQFPNSDKIPQR
- a CDS encoding uncharacterized protein (hypothetical protein;~Apicoplast targetting peptide predicted by the PlasmoAP tool;~Signal peptide predicted for TA14310 by SignalP 2.0 HMM (Signal peptide probability 0.999, signal anchor probability 0.000) with cleavage site probability 0.860 between residues 22 and 23;~GPI-Anchor Signal predicted for TA14310 by DGPI v2.04 with cleavage site probability 0.15480001 near 137), with translation MLNKMFNFLLFLLVLIIKTSDSYHINLRNIQTIPNLELLGSSYSTITKNANNDKNARKGSNDLKSEGIGEKDVHTGDGKNNVIDVTNLKNSVIDIKMMNKLNNTLEYVHSDNVYIQNYPRCEILNENKVKDEKEEESAIFTKKSMKGNDQVNTKIIFCAKFIIGLNNM
- a CDS encoding ubiquitin-conjugating enzyme E2, putative (chr2.cand.350 - ubiquitin-conjugating enzyme e2) — translated: MFYIIYYVIFIAFRPSLSINVIGPRFHYCLGINRTNLSNLRIQNEIVIFNKNPPPNCKLEVYGKNNNIWIITWVGLPGTIYAGEEYKIKVMLPNGYPLKPPIIYFLQPTPVHKHVYSNGDICLNSIGHDYIPSASISSFILSIISMLSSAKEKSLPIDNHLRNHQILFINDSRY
- a CDS encoding GDP-mannose pyrophosphorylase, putative (chr2.cand.350 - gdp-mannose pyrophosphorylase) — protein: MKSVILAGGYGTRIRPLTLSVPKPLVDFCNRPVIEHQIQACKNAGFDHVIIAVTEHHNITEPIKNLAEKYSIRIDFSTESTPLGTAGPLRLAKDLICSDDDSDDFVVFNSDIICNYPLKELLESHRKKSAKVTIMVTTVENSSEFGVILHDENGLIKSFLEKPKNATSNTINAGVYVLSKEVLDHIPLKNYSIEKQFFPKYLKYNSSYIYKLNGFWSDIGKPTGYLNGQNLFLSHVQGLEANSCKSNHDLRDGDFSPLISAENSFETDSSYKSTETKFRHPVLIHPTGVIGNDCVIGPNVCIGPNVVIGDGCRILNSTLFKEVRVESYCYIADSIIGWKSLIKQWCRIEGLSVFGENVIVDESLYIRGCIVLPHKTINSSVYEEGRVII
- a CDS encoding uncharacterized protein (chr2.C.cand.166 - DnaJ domain;~DnaJ domain protein, putative;~1 probable transmembrane helix predicted for TA14295 by TMHMM2.0 at aa 33-55;~Signal anchor predicted for TA14295 by SignalP 2.0 HMM (Signal peptide probability 0.003, signal anchor probability 0.995) with cleavage site probability 0.003 between residues 56 and 57), with the protein product METSPKRKNKHSVKPSHNKTKPAKTNSHFWKVYAFFRSNLIVTTLILVLLLAFVLKYYEDVHDSYSNFKKMDENIYEILEVSRDAKDSEIKAKYRELSLKWHPDKNKDCVECEKRFLKIKEAYKIILNPYLRELYDKTSGYTVDVIPSKTVNLTLSNYPELVGPDVWVVQIYSDDNARCKAFSALWDEFATKYQKFAKFGRINVFLEQKLLKKLNVNPKIHPALLMLHNNKYDLFPNDVLNNLNVLSGYFVKNYPFTCNHVKSYKEFKAVNKKNKLLLYNKRVGINSDVPLNLKYLCMRFNKVLPMYYTSSDVKEEVAQEVVNTDAKQKLTDSKNTLFVGFYDNNELKYMVNNSTSNLTKLEKLFYTLFTLNVFEMDSDLNVLCSRYNIKERLCVFTTSEDLDLHEMYKNYEMYNEVEKNAEPVVAEENEKVEVEEVETDGTVKPKKTEEPNQLLSNRDLQFVKVDHKHKSELGTGKNSVMLVNLHKNSYFLLGDFDEALASKLLNDEVDITWTKLPSKLHALFFSKSKFYDFLNALKAKLM